Proteins co-encoded in one Xylanibacillus composti genomic window:
- a CDS encoding TIGR01212 family radical SAM protein (This family includes YhcC from E. coli K-12, an uncharacterized radical SAM protein.), protein MHKHSPIAAPPTANEAPRWGDKRFHTWNYEMRRQFGTKVFKVMLDAGFTCPNRDGSIAAGGCTFCSARGSGDFAGSRRDDLITQFNTVRDRQHQKWPEAQYIGYFQAYTNTYAPLPVLKEYYEAILAQPGVVGLSIATRPDCLPDDVVEYLAELNQRTYLWLEMGLQTVHESTSTLINRAHDTACYEDAVRRLRKHGIRVCAHIIYGLPGETHDMMLDTARAVSRMDVQGIKVHLLHLMRKTPMVKQWEAGLLRFLEKDEYVGLVVDTLEMLPPDMIVHRVTGDAPRDLLIGPMWSLKKWEVLNAIDAELARRDTWQGKYWRGD, encoded by the coding sequence ATGCACAAACATTCACCTATCGCCGCCCCGCCGACAGCCAATGAGGCTCCGCGCTGGGGAGACAAGCGATTTCATACATGGAATTACGAAATGAGAAGACAGTTCGGCACCAAGGTGTTCAAGGTCATGCTGGACGCAGGCTTTACCTGCCCGAACCGGGACGGCTCGATCGCCGCAGGCGGCTGTACATTTTGCAGTGCGCGGGGGTCCGGTGATTTCGCCGGCAGCCGGCGCGACGATCTGATCACCCAGTTCAATACCGTGCGCGACCGCCAGCATCAGAAGTGGCCGGAGGCCCAATATATCGGCTATTTCCAAGCCTATACGAATACGTACGCCCCCCTGCCCGTGCTCAAGGAATATTACGAGGCGATTCTGGCTCAGCCCGGCGTTGTCGGCCTATCGATCGCCACGCGGCCGGACTGCTTGCCGGACGACGTCGTCGAGTACTTGGCGGAGCTGAACCAGCGCACGTACCTGTGGCTGGAAATGGGGCTGCAGACGGTGCATGAATCGACTTCCACACTGATCAACCGCGCGCACGACACCGCCTGTTATGAAGATGCTGTCCGGAGGCTGCGCAAGCACGGCATTCGGGTATGCGCGCATATCATTTACGGCTTGCCCGGCGAAACCCACGACATGATGCTGGATACAGCGCGTGCGGTATCGCGCATGGATGTACAGGGGATTAAGGTCCACCTTCTTCACCTCATGCGCAAAACACCGATGGTCAAACAATGGGAGGCCGGACTGCTTCGCTTTTTGGAGAAGGACGAGTATGTCGGCCTTGTAGTCGATACGCTGGAAATGCTTCCGCCCGACATGATCGTGCACCGGGTAACTGGCGACGCGCCCCGCGACCTTCTCATCGGCCCCATGTGGAGCCTGAAGAAGTGGGAAGTGCTCAACGCCATCGACGCCGAGCTGGCTCGCCGGGATACCTGGCAGGGCAAATATTGGAGAGGTGACTGA
- a CDS encoding class I SAM-dependent methyltransferase: MGFWSVLTYAHKLAERRVAAGETVIDATAGAGADTLALARMVGAKGKVYSFDIQQEALDRTRERLAQAGIAEHAVQLLLASHDEMRHLLPASCHGRVGAVLFNLGYLPGGNPDVITLPDSTIRALDQAFALLRPGGLLCVTVYPGHPGGEKEAAAVDDWFAQVDPEAGQSICYRMLNRRSAPYVLAVEKKQSPSK, encoded by the coding sequence ATGGGCTTCTGGTCGGTCTTGACCTATGCCCATAAGCTGGCTGAGCGGCGGGTCGCTGCCGGCGAGACGGTCATCGACGCCACGGCGGGCGCCGGCGCGGATACGCTGGCGTTGGCCAGAATGGTCGGAGCCAAGGGCAAGGTTTACAGCTTCGACATTCAGCAGGAGGCGCTCGACCGCACGCGCGAGCGGCTTGCACAAGCAGGCATTGCTGAGCATGCCGTCCAGCTGCTGCTTGCATCGCATGACGAAATGCGGCACTTGCTGCCTGCGTCGTGCCATGGGCGTGTTGGCGCTGTCCTGTTCAACCTGGGGTACCTGCCTGGCGGCAATCCCGATGTGATTACACTGCCGGACAGCACGATCCGCGCGCTTGATCAGGCTTTCGCCCTGCTCAGACCGGGCGGCCTGCTGTGCGTCACTGTCTATCCGGGACATCCCGGAGGAGAGAAGGAGGCGGCAGCCGTCGACGACTGGTTCGCACAAGTGGACCCGGAAGCGGGGCAGTCAATCTGTTATCGGATGCTGAACCGCCGCAGCGCCCCATATGTGCTGGCAGTTGAGAAAAAACAAAGCCCGTCAAAGTGA
- a CDS encoding MarR family winged helix-turn-helix transcriptional regulator yields the protein MVLSKTAQIEEHKRARAELFYQGVHDIQLAYRQRLSRMLSEVDGGTVTIVQFLIMRRVEVEGPQTIGTLAAWNQVTPATMSPIIDKLERRGFAFRQQHLSDKRTYRVHLTEEGSQLVRKLNERWKQEMAPSFMALTGREQIRILELLDKVKQHIQAADEDGWN from the coding sequence TTGGTTCTATCCAAAACGGCTCAGATTGAGGAGCACAAGCGCGCCCGCGCCGAGCTCTTTTACCAAGGGGTTCATGATATTCAGCTCGCCTATCGGCAGCGGCTCTCCCGGATGCTGAGCGAGGTTGACGGCGGCACCGTTACGATTGTCCAATTTCTGATTATGCGCCGGGTAGAGGTTGAAGGTCCGCAGACGATCGGCACGCTGGCCGCATGGAATCAGGTAACGCCAGCTACGATGTCGCCGATCATCGACAAGCTTGAACGGCGCGGATTCGCATTCCGGCAGCAGCATCTCTCCGACAAACGGACTTATCGCGTCCATCTCACGGAAGAGGGAAGCCAGTTGGTGCGGAAGCTCAATGAGCGTTGGAAGCAGGAGATGGCACCTTCTTTCATGGCTCTGACGGGCAGAGAGCAAATCCGCATTCTGGAACTCTTGGACAAAGTGAAACAGCATATACAGGCAGCCGATGAAGATGGCTGGAACTGA